One window of the Salvia splendens isolate huo1 chromosome 1, SspV2, whole genome shotgun sequence genome contains the following:
- the LOC121752429 gene encoding protein FAR1-RELATED SEQUENCE 5-like — protein sequence MEEVVVVPECSPELKPVVGQKFQSLDFAFVFYDVYARAVGFDTRKQGMRKTDGVTTWYYVVCNREGSKKSNEDDQLNARSGFSMKRKRLSKHCGCKASISFKFFSEGGLPGYIIQEFNEVHNHYMVESEHQHFMTLNRKLDDSY from the exons atggaagaag TGGTGgttgtacctgaatgttctCCAGAATTGAAGCCCGTCGTTGGTCAGAAGTTCCAATCACTAGATTTTGCTTTTGTGTTTTACGATGTATATGCTCGcgctgttggttttgatacgcGCAAACAAGGAATGAGGAAGACGGACGGTGTTACCACTTGGTATTAtgttgtatgcaatagggaaggcaGCAAGAAGTCGAACGAGGATGACCAATTGAATGCACGTTCTGGTTTTTCTATGAAACGCAAACGGTTATCCAAGCATTGTGGTTGTAAAGCGAGTATATCGTTCAAGTTCTTCTCTGAAGGAGGACTTCCAGGTTATATTATTCAGGAGTTCAACGAGGTTCATAACCATTATATGGTTGAGTCAGAGCATCAGCATTTTATGACACTGAATCGAAAGTTGGATGAT TCTTATTAG